A DNA window from Candidatus Sulfidibacterium hydrothermale contains the following coding sequences:
- a CDS encoding sodium:solute symporter → MSPLAILITFSLYTLFIFIISWWTSRKADNESYFIGNRKSPWFVVAYGMIGASLSGVTFISVPGWVGTTHFTYFVIVLGYVAGYAVVSTILLPVYYKLNLTSIYTYLGTRFGRASYKTGSSFFLLSRIIGASFRMFLVVSVLQLFVFDHYGVPFWVTVILFMFLIQLYTLKGGIKTIVWTDTLQTTFMLLAVVLTVGIIIHAMHTSLGEMWTRVWHSDYSQIFVTDVKSSQYFVKLFISGMFITIAMTGLDQDMMQKNLSCRNLKDAKKNMTTLSLILVPVNFIFLFLGAVLYFYAAHLHLDTSGLTDHLFPKIALNYLGVAGGLVFTIGLIAAAYSSADSALTALTTTLTIDILELDKRYADRQEILRKKREQLHFLMMLIIIFVIILFKLINNEAIIAQLFTFAGYTYGPLLGLFSFGLFTRIPVKDKWVPFVAVLSPFIGYGLTKLLQLIFSGYQTGFEILLINGLITFIGLLIIKNPSKTKTHGNI, encoded by the coding sequence ATGAGTCCGTTGGCCATACTGATTACTTTTTCGCTGTACACGTTGTTTATCTTTATTATTTCGTGGTGGACATCGCGTAAAGCCGATAACGAGAGCTATTTTATCGGAAACCGGAAATCGCCCTGGTTTGTTGTGGCTTACGGTATGATCGGCGCTTCTTTGTCGGGGGTGACCTTTATTTCCGTGCCGGGATGGGTGGGAACAACCCATTTTACCTATTTTGTGATTGTGCTGGGTTATGTGGCGGGTTATGCGGTGGTGAGTACCATTTTGCTTCCGGTTTATTACAAACTGAACCTGACCTCTATTTACACTTACCTGGGAACCCGGTTTGGAAGGGCTTCGTACAAAACCGGTTCGTCGTTTTTCCTGCTTTCGCGTATTATCGGGGCGTCGTTCCGGATGTTTCTGGTGGTGAGTGTGCTGCAGCTTTTTGTCTTTGATCATTACGGGGTTCCGTTTTGGGTAACGGTTATCTTATTCATGTTTTTGATCCAGCTGTACACGCTGAAAGGCGGAATCAAGACCATTGTCTGGACCGATACGCTGCAAACCACTTTTATGCTGCTTGCCGTGGTGCTGACGGTGGGAATTATTATTCATGCCATGCATACCAGTTTGGGCGAAATGTGGACAAGAGTATGGCATAGCGATTATTCCCAGATTTTTGTTACCGACGTGAAAAGCTCGCAATATTTTGTCAAGCTGTTTATCAGCGGGATGTTTATTACCATTGCCATGACGGGGCTTGACCAGGATATGATGCAAAAAAACCTGAGTTGCCGAAATTTAAAAGATGCCAAAAAAAATATGACCACCCTGAGCCTGATTTTGGTTCCGGTCAATTTTATTTTCTTGTTCCTCGGAGCGGTGCTTTATTTTTATGCTGCCCATTTGCATCTGGATACATCCGGTTTGACCGATCATCTCTTTCCGAAGATCGCGTTAAACTATCTCGGAGTGGCCGGCGGACTGGTTTTTACCATCGGTTTGATTGCCGCAGCGTACTCCAGTGCCGACAGTGCACTGACGGCATTAACCACTACGCTAACGATTGATATACTGGAATTGGACAAGCGCTATGCCGACCGGCAGGAAATTTTAAGGAAAAAAAGAGAGCAATTGCATTTTTTAATGATGTTAATCATTATCTTTGTCATCATCTTGTTTAAGCTGATTAACAACGAAGCCATTATCGCCCAGTTGTTCACTTTTGCAGGATATACTTACGGACCGCTGTTGGGATTATTTAGTTTCGGGCTTTTTACCCGCATTCCGGTAAAAGACAAGTGGGTTCCGTTCGTTGCCGTTCTTTCTCCGTTTATTGGTTACGGTCTGACAAAATTATTACAACTGATTTTCTCAGGATACCAGACGGGGTTTGAAATTTTGTTGATCAATGGACTGATTACATTTATAGGGCTGTTAATCATTAAAAATCCATCAAAAACAAAAACGCATGGCAACATTTAG
- a CDS encoding NfeD family protein produces the protein METWQILVAAGIVAFIVEIFTAGFIAGSAGIGFFFAAIGSYLGLSTPWQILFFAAGMALTYFLIRPLINKFGYKEPVKTNRDALIGKTGKVTEEINPETHTGRVAIDGDDWKAMTAGNESIAKGATVEVIEIDSIILIVKPLN, from the coding sequence ATGGAAACATGGCAAATTTTAGTAGCGGCAGGCATTGTCGCTTTTATCGTTGAAATTTTTACGGCCGGTTTTATTGCCGGTTCGGCAGGTATTGGTTTTTTCTTTGCGGCTATTGGCAGTTATCTGGGACTTTCCACACCGTGGCAAATCCTTTTTTTTGCAGCAGGCATGGCATTAACCTATTTTCTTATCCGGCCGCTCATCAACAAATTCGGATATAAAGAACCGGTAAAAACCAACCGTGATGCCCTTATCGGGAAAACCGGAAAGGTAACCGAAGAAATCAATCCGGAAACCCACACCGGCCGGGTAGCCATTGACGGAGACGACTGGAAAGCCATGACTGCCGGAAACGAATCCATCGCCAAAGGAGCTACCGTGGAAGTAATTGAAATTGACAGTATTATTTTAATTGTAAAACCCTTAAATTAA
- a CDS encoding glutamine synthetase III family protein, whose translation MATFRFIALEKTLGRKVEAVHYPSKVSDYYGSMTFNQSVMHEYLTEEAYRAVMNAIETGESIDRKITDQVASAMKAWAMEKGATHYTHWFHPLTGSTAEKHDAFINPLSNGKALEHFQGSQLIQQEPDASSFPSGGIRSTFEARGYTAWDPTSPAFILDHTLCIPTIFVSYTGESLDYKTPLLKSMAALDTAATEVCRYFDKSITKVYPTLGWEQEYFLVDEALYAARPDLVLTGKTVFGHASAKDQQLSDHYFGTINDRALAFMQDLEIESHKLGIPLKTRHNEVAPSQFECAPMFEEVNVAVDHNQLLMHMLEKVARKHHFRVLLHEKPYAGINGSGKHNNWSMATNTGVNLLAPGKTSKDNFRFITILANILMAVRDYEELLRASVASEGNDLRLGANEAPPAIISVFLGRQITKTLDEIEQLPEYKELNGHNGRHVIKNIPKIPEILLDNTDRNRTSPFAFTGNKFEFRAVGSSANTAKPMFVLNTIVAEQMTKFKAEVDALMEKGMLKDAAIFNVVKSYIQASKAIRFEGNSYSSEWVEEAAKRGLSNNRNTPDALPEFISEKSVALFEKHNVLSRKELLARNEIKLEKYIKKIQIEARVLGDLAVNHILPTAIQYQNRLIENAKGLKEILDAKSFQQLSKNEVSTIKEISDHVAGIKEGVSEMVEARKKANAIENTLEKAVAYRDTVLSRFEDIRRHVDKLELLVDDNLWPLPKYRELLFIK comes from the coding sequence ATGGCAACATTTAGATTTATTGCGCTGGAAAAAACACTGGGGCGCAAAGTGGAAGCAGTTCACTATCCTTCCAAAGTGTCTGATTATTATGGTTCTATGACCTTTAATCAGTCGGTTATGCACGAGTACCTTACCGAGGAAGCTTACCGTGCCGTAATGAATGCAATCGAAACCGGAGAAAGTATCGACCGGAAAATTACCGATCAGGTGGCTTCGGCTATGAAAGCCTGGGCAATGGAAAAAGGCGCTACCCACTACACGCACTGGTTTCATCCGCTAACCGGCTCTACCGCCGAAAAACACGATGCTTTTATTAATCCGCTTTCTAATGGAAAAGCGCTGGAACATTTTCAGGGAAGCCAGCTGATTCAGCAGGAACCGGACGCTTCCAGTTTCCCGAGTGGCGGGATCCGTTCTACTTTTGAAGCCCGTGGCTATACGGCGTGGGACCCGACTTCCCCGGCTTTTATTTTAGACCATACCCTGTGTATCCCAACGATCTTTGTTTCGTACACCGGCGAGTCGCTGGATTATAAAACCCCGTTGTTGAAATCGATGGCTGCTTTGGATACCGCAGCTACCGAAGTGTGCCGCTATTTTGATAAAAGCATTACCAAAGTTTATCCTACGCTGGGATGGGAACAAGAGTACTTTTTGGTGGATGAAGCGCTGTATGCTGCCCGTCCGGATCTGGTACTGACCGGGAAAACCGTGTTTGGCCATGCTTCTGCCAAAGACCAGCAGCTTTCCGACCATTATTTTGGTACCATTAACGACCGGGCGCTGGCTTTTATGCAGGATCTTGAAATCGAGTCGCATAAGCTGGGAATTCCTTTGAAGACAAGACATAACGAGGTGGCTCCGAGTCAGTTTGAATGTGCTCCCATGTTTGAAGAAGTGAACGTGGCGGTGGATCATAACCAGCTGTTGATGCACATGCTGGAAAAGGTGGCCCGGAAACATCACTTCAGGGTTTTGCTGCACGAGAAACCGTATGCCGGAATTAACGGTTCCGGAAAACACAACAACTGGTCGATGGCTACCAATACCGGAGTGAACCTGTTGGCCCCCGGAAAGACTTCCAAAGATAATTTTCGGTTTATTACCATTCTGGCAAATATTTTAATGGCGGTTCGTGATTACGAGGAGCTTTTACGTGCCAGCGTGGCTTCTGAGGGCAATGATCTTCGGCTGGGAGCCAATGAGGCACCGCCCGCCATCATTTCCGTTTTCCTGGGAAGACAGATTACCAAAACACTGGATGAGATAGAACAACTTCCTGAGTATAAAGAACTGAACGGTCATAACGGGCGGCATGTGATTAAAAATATTCCGAAGATCCCGGAGATCTTACTGGATAATACGGATAGAAACCGTACTTCGCCTTTTGCTTTTACCGGCAATAAATTTGAGTTCCGGGCAGTCGGCTCTTCGGCCAATACTGCCAAGCCCATGTTTGTTTTAAATACCATTGTGGCTGAGCAGATGACTAAATTTAAAGCCGAAGTGGATGCGCTGATGGAAAAAGGAATGTTGAAAGATGCCGCTATTTTTAATGTGGTGAAATCGTACATTCAGGCTTCTAAAGCCATTCGCTTTGAAGGAAACTCATATAGCTCCGAGTGGGTCGAAGAAGCAGCCAAACGCGGATTGTCTAACAACCGGAATACCCCCGATGCTTTGCCGGAATTTATTTCGGAAAAAAGCGTGGCTTTGTTTGAAAAACATAATGTACTGAGCCGGAAAGAGTTGTTGGCGCGGAACGAAATCAAACTGGAAAAATATATCAAGAAAATCCAGATAGAAGCCAGGGTGTTGGGTGATTTGGCCGTTAATCATATTCTGCCCACCGCCATTCAGTATCAAAACCGTTTGATCGAAAATGCAAAAGGGTTAAAAGAAATACTGGATGCAAAATCATTCCAGCAGCTTTCGAAGAATGAAGTGAGTACGATTAAAGAGATTTCGGACCATGTAGCCGGTATTAAAGAGGGCGTTTCCGAAATGGTGGAAGCCCGTAAAAAAGCCAATGCCATTGAAAATACACTGGAAAAGGCAGTCGCTTATCGCGATACGGTATTGTCGCGTTTTGAAGATATCCGGCGTCATGTAGATAAACTGGAGCTGTTGGTGGATGATAACCTGTGGCCTTTGCCGAAATACCGCGAATTATTGTTTATTAAATAA
- a CDS encoding SPFH domain-containing protein: MGTLIVLGALALFVFIFALSGFKIVQQAEVMVIERLGKYSRTLHSGINIIWPIIDKPRNITWRYVVEGMDDRKHIRFKQKSKIDLRETVYDFPRQNVITKDNVSVQINAILYFQIMDPVKAIYEIENLPDAIEKLTQTTLRNVIGELELDESLSSRDTINTKLRTILDEATNKWGVKINRVELQDINPPEDIKEAMEKQMRAERDRRAAVLEAEGQKRAKILEAEGFRESEIKKAEGEKQSEILKAEGQAQARIKTAEAEAKAIKLVSEAIEEKSGNPINYLIATKYIETLQEMVTGKDNKTVYIPFEATGVLGSLGGIKEMFKQ, encoded by the coding sequence ATGGGAACACTTATTGTTTTGGGGGCGCTGGCCCTTTTCGTATTTATTTTTGCCCTTTCCGGATTTAAAATTGTTCAACAGGCAGAAGTAATGGTTATTGAACGGTTGGGAAAATACAGCCGCACCCTGCATTCGGGAATCAACATTATCTGGCCGATCATCGACAAACCGCGAAACATCACCTGGCGTTATGTTGTAGAGGGAATGGACGACCGGAAACACATCCGGTTCAAACAAAAATCAAAAATTGATCTGCGCGAAACCGTGTACGATTTCCCGCGACAGAATGTGATCACCAAAGACAATGTCAGCGTACAGATCAATGCCATTCTCTATTTTCAGATTATGGATCCTGTAAAAGCCATTTACGAGATCGAAAACCTGCCCGATGCCATTGAAAAACTGACACAGACCACCCTGAGAAATGTAATTGGCGAACTGGAACTGGATGAATCGCTCAGCTCACGCGATACCATCAACACCAAACTGCGTACTATTTTAGACGAAGCCACCAACAAATGGGGCGTCAAGATCAACCGGGTGGAATTACAAGACATCAATCCGCCGGAAGACATTAAAGAGGCCATGGAAAAACAGATGCGGGCCGAACGCGACCGCCGCGCCGCCGTATTGGAAGCCGAAGGACAAAAACGGGCCAAAATTCTGGAAGCTGAAGGTTTCAGAGAAAGTGAGATCAAAAAAGCCGAGGGAGAAAAACAGTCGGAAATCCTGAAAGCCGAAGGACAGGCTCAGGCCAGGATAAAAACTGCTGAGGCGGAAGCCAAAGCCATTAAACTGGTAAGTGAGGCCATTGAAGAAAAAAGCGGAAATCCCATCAACTACCTGATTGCCACCAAATACATTGAAACTTTACAGGAAATGGTCACCGGCAAAGACAACAAAACGGTGTACATTCCTTTTGAAGCCACCGGCGTACTCGGATCGCTCGGCGGAATCAAAGAGATGTTTAAACAGTAA
- the hisF gene encoding imidazole glycerol phosphate synthase subunit HisF, with product MLAKRIIPCLDIKNGRTVKGTNFIRLRDAGDPVELARIYSDQGADELVFLDITATSDKRKTLVSLVEKIAREINIPFTVGGGIGSVEDVKALLRAGADKVSVNSAAVYRPELINELSAKFGNQCIVLAIDANLVGDRWKVFTHGGRKETEKELFAWAEEGQKRGAGEILFTAMTRDGTKDGFEIEANKKLTGMLTIPVIASGGAGKMQHFSEVFLQAGVEAALAASVFHYGEIKIKELKNKLKKDGIVIRI from the coding sequence ATGTTGGCTAAAAGAATTATTCCGTGTCTGGACATTAAAAACGGAAGAACCGTAAAAGGAACGAATTTTATCCGGTTACGCGATGCCGGCGACCCGGTGGAGCTGGCGCGGATTTATTCGGATCAGGGCGCTGATGAGCTTGTCTTTTTGGATATTACAGCAACCTCCGATAAACGTAAAACATTGGTTTCGCTGGTCGAAAAGATTGCCCGCGAAATCAATATCCCTTTTACGGTGGGAGGCGGAATCGGCAGCGTGGAAGATGTAAAAGCCCTGTTGCGTGCCGGTGCCGACAAAGTGTCGGTAAACTCAGCCGCTGTGTACCGGCCGGAATTGATTAATGAATTGTCCGCTAAGTTTGGAAACCAGTGTATCGTGCTGGCGATTGATGCAAACCTTGTGGGTGATCGCTGGAAAGTGTTTACGCATGGCGGACGCAAAGAAACAGAAAAAGAACTTTTTGCCTGGGCCGAAGAAGGACAGAAACGGGGCGCCGGCGAAATATTGTTTACGGCGATGACACGCGACGGAACCAAAGACGGCTTTGAGATTGAAGCCAATAAAAAACTTACCGGTATGCTGACGATTCCGGTAATTGCCTCCGGAGGCGCCGGAAAAATGCAGCATTTTTCGGAAGTCTTTTTACAGGCCGGTGTCGAAGCAGCCCTCGCCGCCAGCGTGTTTCATTATGGCGAAATAAAAATAAAAGAATTAAAAAATAAATTGAAAAAAGATGGAATTGTCATTCGAATTTAA
- a CDS encoding D-sedoheptulose-7-phosphate isomerase, with translation MDFIIKAFQESIRVKKAFFDDPERMELIKTAAEYCIESLEQGGKILFCGNGGSASDAQHLAAELSGRFQYDRKPLYAEALHVNTSFLTAVANDYGYEEVYRRMVEAAGRRIDVLIALSTSGNSPNVVNAVRQAKEQHMITIGFTGENGGKLAELCELCIRVPSENTARIQEMHILIGHAICEKIERTLFPQ, from the coding sequence ATGGATTTTATTATCAAAGCATTTCAGGAAAGTATCCGGGTAAAAAAAGCTTTTTTTGATGATCCGGAGCGGATGGAGCTGATCAAGACAGCGGCCGAGTATTGTATTGAATCGCTGGAGCAAGGCGGAAAAATCCTTTTTTGCGGTAACGGCGGCAGTGCTTCGGATGCCCAGCATCTTGCGGCCGAGCTGTCGGGGCGTTTTCAATACGACCGCAAACCGTTGTATGCGGAAGCCCTGCATGTAAATACCTCCTTTCTGACCGCCGTAGCCAATGATTATGGTTATGAAGAGGTTTATCGCCGTATGGTGGAAGCGGCCGGTCGCCGTATCGATGTGCTGATTGCACTAAGTACTTCCGGAAACTCTCCGAATGTGGTAAATGCCGTGCGGCAGGCAAAGGAACAGCACATGATCACCATCGGTTTTACCGGAGAAAACGGGGGGAAACTGGCCGAGCTGTGTGAACTGTGTATTCGTGTTCCTTCGGAAAATACGGCACGTATTCAGGAAATGCACATCCTGATCGGTCATGCCATTTGTGAAAAGATTGAACGTACCCTGTTTCCGCAATAA
- a CDS encoding STM3941 family protein, producing MDRIEIYSSKKKTIFGVIGSILLVALGLWISLDRTAPVSIRWMGIVTVLFFGWGIFIGTKKVIKSNAALIIDDKGIYINPQQSFSGFIEWDNIIEFKEIKMIGQKIMVIVVKDPEKWVENETNFLQKELMRYNLNHYGSPFSITPAGLTMTYKELNDKLNQYHQKYKNEAQ from the coding sequence ATGGACCGGATAGAAATATATTCGAGCAAGAAAAAAACAATATTCGGGGTCATCGGCTCCATCCTGCTTGTTGCACTGGGACTTTGGATAAGTTTAGACAGAACGGCCCCGGTTTCAATTCGTTGGATGGGAATTGTTACCGTATTATTTTTCGGATGGGGTATTTTTATCGGGACCAAGAAAGTGATAAAATCGAACGCTGCATTAATAATTGACGACAAAGGAATTTACATAAACCCTCAGCAATCGTTCAGCGGATTTATCGAATGGGACAACATTATCGAATTCAAAGAAATAAAAATGATTGGTCAAAAAATCATGGTAATTGTTGTAAAAGATCCGGAAAAATGGGTTGAAAACGAAACCAATTTCCTCCAAAAAGAATTGATGAGATATAACCTTAACCATTACGGATCGCCTTTTAGTATCACACCGGCAGGTCTCACAATGACTTACAAAGAACTGAACGACAAATTAAATCAATACCATCAGAAATATAAAAACGAAGCACAGTAG
- the hisIE gene encoding bifunctional phosphoribosyl-AMP cyclohydrolase/phosphoribosyl-ATP diphosphatase HisIE — translation MPVKFDENSGLVPAVIQDAQTKKVLMLGYMNRESLQKTIDTRLVTFYSRSRKTLWTKGETSGNFLHLVDIQSDCDNDTLLVQVNPDGPVCHLGTDTCWGDENTLQCGFLTELEKVIDDRRQNPTEKSYTASLFRKGINKIAQKVGEEAVEVIIEAKDQNDDLFLNESADLIYHFLVLLQAKNFRFEDVLEVLRKRHA, via the coding sequence TTGCCGGTGAAATTTGACGAAAACAGCGGACTGGTGCCGGCGGTAATACAAGATGCCCAAACCAAAAAAGTGTTGATGCTGGGCTATATGAACCGTGAGTCGCTTCAAAAAACCATAGATACCCGGCTGGTGACTTTTTACAGCCGTAGCCGCAAAACGTTATGGACCAAAGGCGAAACCAGCGGAAATTTTCTCCACCTGGTGGATATTCAGTCAGATTGCGATAACGATACCCTGCTGGTGCAGGTCAATCCGGACGGACCGGTTTGTCATTTGGGAACGGATACCTGCTGGGGCGACGAAAATACGTTGCAGTGTGGATTTTTAACCGAATTGGAAAAGGTGATCGACGACCGTCGTCAAAATCCGACGGAGAAATCATATACCGCTTCTTTATTCCGGAAAGGGATCAACAAAATAGCACAGAAAGTGGGAGAAGAAGCCGTGGAGGTGATTATTGAAGCCAAAGACCAAAACGACGATTTGTTTCTCAACGAATCCGCGGATTTGATTTATCATTTCCTGGTGCTGTTACAAGCCAAGAATTTCCGGTTTGAAGACGTGCTGGAAGTGTTGCGTAAAAGACACGCGTAA
- a CDS encoding D-glycero-alpha-D-manno-heptose-1,7-bisphosphate 7-phosphatase encodes MAFPENIDQSWSLFLDRDGVINQRIPGGYALRPDDFVFLPGVPESIALLGSLFGKVVVVTNQQGIGKGLMTEEQLQAVHDKMMDGIRQAGGRIDAVFFCPDLSSKPDNCRKPSPFLALEAQKRFPEIDFAKSIMVGDTESDMRFGRNAGMFTALIGDEPVPPQWVDGHFADLPAFAKHIQKIIQSS; translated from the coding sequence ATGGCTTTTCCTGAAAATATTGACCAAAGCTGGAGCCTTTTTCTGGACCGTGACGGGGTGATCAACCAAAGAATTCCGGGGGGCTATGCGCTTCGTCCGGATGATTTTGTGTTTTTGCCCGGTGTGCCGGAGAGTATTGCCCTTTTGGGTAGTCTGTTTGGGAAAGTGGTAGTGGTAACCAACCAGCAGGGCATCGGAAAAGGTTTGATGACCGAGGAACAACTGCAGGCGGTTCATGATAAGATGATGGACGGTATTCGTCAGGCCGGCGGCCGGATTGATGCCGTTTTTTTCTGTCCGGATCTGTCGTCAAAGCCGGATAATTGCCGGAAACCTTCTCCTTTTCTTGCCCTGGAAGCCCAAAAACGGTTCCCGGAAATTGATTTTGCCAAGAGCATAATGGTGGGCGACACTGAAAGTGATATGCGTTTTGGCCGAAATGCCGGAATGTTTACGGCTTTGATAGGCGATGAGCCGGTGCCTCCTCAATGGGTCGATGGGCATTTTGCGGATTTGCCGGCCTTTGCAAAACATATTCAAAAAATAATACAATCTTCTTAA
- a CDS encoding RNA-directed DNA polymerase gives MDHNILSQILENKYNIEKDVLNILTECLEKWTIDFNHHTFKAKHGIPQGPLASPFLADLYLSYLDDEITNKKSLDIKYLRYVDDIRIFSKDAKTSQKAVAALDLLSRDLGLIPQGAKIFFKEITNIDKELKIQNNKFSKITKEYKKGEKKLKAKTHRQLKKRFVDCFEKDDSKRKEEYLDKTIISFSLFKLNKDDEIKELIINNYDKILTHFEGILFYLSKFYVENNGEIEVSVKEFLNKVFE, from the coding sequence ATCGACCATAATATTTTATCACAAATATTAGAGAATAAATACAATATTGAAAAAGATGTGTTAAACATTTTAACTGAATGTTTAGAAAAATGGACAATTGATTTTAATCATCATACTTTTAAAGCTAAACACGGTATTCCACAAGGCCCTCTTGCTTCCCCTTTTTTAGCCGATTTGTATTTATCATACTTAGATGATGAAATAACAAATAAGAAAAGCCTTGATATTAAATATTTAAGATATGTTGATGATATTAGAATTTTCAGCAAAGATGCTAAGACTTCTCAAAAAGCAGTTGCAGCATTGGATTTATTGTCAAGAGATCTTGGATTAATTCCACAAGGAGCAAAAATATTTTTTAAAGAAATCACCAATATAGACAAAGAACTTAAAATTCAGAATAATAAATTTTCTAAAATTACAAAAGAATATAAAAAAGGAGAAAAGAAATTAAAGGCAAAAACTCATAGACAATTAAAAAAACGATTTGTAGATTGCTTTGAAAAAGATGATAGTAAACGAAAAGAAGAATATTTAGATAAAACAATTATTAGTTTCTCATTATTCAAGCTAAATAAAGATGATGAAATAAAAGAACTAATAATAAATAATTATGACAAAATATTAACTCACTTTGAAGGGATATTATTTTATTTATCTAAGTTTTATGTAGAAAACAACGGAGAAATAGAAGTTTCTGTTAAAGAGTTTTTAAATAAGGTTTTTGAATGA
- a CDS encoding DUF4831 family protein, producing MTANHRVTFFIAGVFLLGFLLPVKIQAQYRFQVIKANGKPEVASPAGGMYYALPKTIFKIHVVLEKMTEIPGPFAQYTPQYLGSTHYIKTRKVYYRLLSVKVTPVTVADPHEVYYIRFPQDRSSKEKRSFGVQLNRQGIITGFGFQIASIEKPAPAAPAPASSQTYLFSDLRQGFEMQAGYSRAQKIDTIVHKITIDTVTIKRFLYKTNWVNLSEKDRANAAAKQIKNIRQSRFNLLTGYQEVNYGEGIRYMDAELQKLEKEYLALFLGREYKQMVVRTFVFDPEKQTLSEKLFQFAGKNGNQQTLSVRAKVVNPLKTVAEEKTTGPDALFYRIPAQAELSVGTAGAAPFYSDTFVVPQLGVISTVPVRETSQVLFNPQTGAVLKMERK from the coding sequence ATGACAGCAAATCATCGCGTAACTTTTTTTATTGCCGGCGTTTTTCTTTTGGGATTTCTTCTCCCGGTAAAGATTCAGGCCCAATACCGTTTTCAGGTAATCAAAGCCAACGGAAAACCGGAAGTAGCTTCTCCGGCTGGCGGAATGTATTATGCATTGCCAAAAACCATTTTTAAAATTCATGTGGTGTTGGAGAAAATGACGGAAATTCCCGGTCCGTTTGCCCAATATACGCCGCAGTATCTGGGAAGTACCCATTATATAAAAACCCGTAAAGTGTATTACCGGCTTTTGTCGGTCAAAGTAACTCCGGTTACCGTGGCGGATCCTCATGAGGTATATTATATCCGTTTTCCCCAGGATCGTTCTTCCAAAGAAAAACGTTCTTTTGGGGTTCAACTCAACCGGCAGGGAATTATTACGGGCTTTGGATTTCAGATTGCTTCGATAGAAAAGCCGGCACCGGCAGCACCGGCACCCGCTTCGAGCCAAACCTATCTGTTTTCCGATCTTCGGCAAGGCTTTGAGATGCAGGCCGGATACAGCCGTGCCCAGAAAATTGATACCATTGTGCATAAAATTACGATTGATACGGTAACGATCAAGCGTTTTTTGTATAAAACCAATTGGGTGAATTTGTCAGAAAAAGACCGGGCCAATGCGGCTGCCAAACAGATAAAAAATATCCGGCAAAGCCGTTTTAATCTGTTAACCGGCTATCAGGAAGTGAATTATGGCGAAGGTATCCGTTATATGGATGCTGAGTTGCAAAAACTGGAAAAGGAGTACCTGGCTTTATTCCTTGGCCGCGAGTACAAGCAAATGGTTGTTCGTACTTTTGTTTTCGACCCGGAAAAACAAACCCTTTCAGAAAAACTTTTTCAGTTTGCCGGTAAAAACGGAAATCAACAAACCCTTTCGGTACGTGCCAAGGTGGTCAATCCGTTGAAAACGGTTGCCGAAGAGAAAACAACCGGTCCTGATGCGCTGTTTTACCGCATTCCGGCCCAGGCTGAACTTTCGGTGGGAACTGCCGGTGCAGCCCCGTTTTATTCCGATACTTTTGTGGTTCCACAGCTTGGCGTAATTTCTACCGTGCCGGTTCGGGAAACCTCTCAGGTGTTGTTTAATCCGCAAACCGGTGCTGTCCTGAAAATGGAGCGGAAATAA